The following DNA comes from Cedecea neteri.
TACACGCTACGCCATGCCTGCGAGCGATATCATCGCCCCGAACCTGATTGAGCTGGAAATTCTGAGTGGCCACAGCGTAAACAACGTGGACGAAGCCGTGGCAACTGCCCGGGAGCTTATCGCTCAGGGGCCGGAAATTGTGCTGGTGAAGCACCTGGCTCGCGCAGGCTACCAGCAAGACCGTTTTGAAATGCTGCTGGTCACGGCGGACGAAGCCTGGCACATTCATCGCCCGCTGGTAGACTTTGGCGAACGCCAGCCGGTTGGTGTGGGCGACGTGACCAGCGGCCTGCTGCTGGTTAAGCTGCTGCAGGGTGCAACGCTGCGTGAAGCGCTGGAGCATGTGACCGCGGCGGTGTACGACATTATGGTCGTCACCAAACGCATGGCTGAGTACGAACTGCAGCTGGTTGCGGCTCAGGACGGGATTGCCAAACCTGAACACTATTTCACGGCGGTGAAGCTCTGAAATAAAAAACGCCCTCAGGAGAGGGCGTTTTGCTATCCAGGGCTAACTTAAATCCCTTCGGCGGTCAGCGCCGCAGACACAGCCGGACGCGCCTTCATGCGCTCAACGTAGGCTTCGATATTCGACAGCCCCGCCAGATCCAGCTTCAGGCCATAGGCCCAGCGCAGTACGGTGAACAGGTAAGCATCCACCACCGTGAAGCGGGAGCCCATCAGCCACTGCTTGTCCTGCAGCGATTCGTTCACATAGTGGAATTTTTTCTCCATCTGCTTGCGAACCACAGCCTTGAACTCTTCGGGAGTCGCCGGGTTGAACAGCGGAGAGAAACCTTTATGCAGCTCAGTTGCTACATAGTTCAGCCACTCCAGCGTGTGGTAGCGAGTCATGCTGCCCGCCGGGGCGAGAAGCTGGCGGTCAGGCACCTTATCCGCCAGGTATTGCACGATAGCTACACCTTCGGTCAGCAGGGAGCCGTCATCCAGCACCAGCGCGGGCACCTGCCCTTTAGGGTTAATGGCAAGAAAATCGTCACCGTTTTCGGTGCGTTTGGTCGCAAGGTCAACTTTGACCAGCGAAAAGTCCAGGCCAGATTCACGCAGGATAATATGTGGGGAGAGGGAACAGGCACCGGGCTTGAAATACAGTTTCATGACGAACTCCTTTAGGGCGCTAAGATAACTTATGTTAGTGCGGACGCCGTGAAAAAAAAAGCCGCCAGCTGTGAGGCCGGCGGCTAAATAATCATTTTTCCTGGAGAAATTACGCGGTAGCGGTTTCGTTAACCTTTTCGGCTTTGTCTTCGCTCAGCGTCATGCGGTTCAGCTTCGGTGCGGTCAGCAGCATCAGCACGGCAATCACGCCGGTGACGATACCGATCTGCATGAAGACACGGCCGTACACTTCCAGAGACTGCAGCGGGTCAGTCACGTTTTCTGGCACCGCCATCAGGCCTGCAACTTTACCCGCGATGATTGCTGCCCCAGCCGTCGTCAGGAACCAGCTGCCCATGATGAAGCCCATCAGGCGCTGTGGTACCAGCTGTGCCACCATAGCGAGGCCCAGGCCGGAAATCATTAACTCACCGATACTCTGCAGCGCATAGCTCAGGATCAGCCAGTTCACGGACACAATACCCGCTTCGTTAGCGAACTTAGCCCCAACCGGCAGCACCAGGAAGGCGAAGGAGCACAGCACCATACCGATAGCGAATTTATGCGGCATTGGCAGGCGGTCGCCCATTTTGTTGTAAATGGCAGCGAGAATCGGGCTACCAATCATGATCCAGAACGGGTTCAGCGCCTGGAACTGCTCGGCTTCGAAAGTGATGCCCAGAATTTCGTGGCCCACGTTACGAATAGCGAAGAAGTTCAGGGAGGTTGGCATCTGGCTGTAAAGCACGAAGAAGACGATAGCTTCAACCATCAGGATGAAGGCCACGATCATCTTACGGCGAGCGGCGCCTTTCATCGCAAAAGCTTCTTTCGCGAAGATAATAACGATACCCAGTGCAACTAAGCCCAGCACGGCGCGAGCAATGCCCTGGTTGTGCAGCAGCCAGGTTGCCACGGCAATCAGCACCACAACGCCTGCGATGGTTGCCATCAGCTTGCCGAAGTGTACCGGCGCGAAGTCAGGTTTAGAGCCGTAGTCCTTCACCCACTTCTTACAGAAGATGAAGTTCACCAGCGTAATCAGCATACCCACGAAGCTCAGGGAGAACGCGGTGCTCCAGCCGTAGTGCACAGCCAGCCACGGGGTAGCAAGCATAGAGAAGAAGGAGCCGATGTTGATGGACATGTAGTACATGGTGAATGCACCGTCCAGACGCGGGTCATCTTTCGCATAGCAGGTAGACAGCAGCGAGGAAGGGTTAGCCTTGAACAGGCCGTTACCCACGGCGATGGTTGCCATCCCGATATACACCACGCTCACGTCATGGCCGGAGTAGGCAACGAGCCCGTAACCGATAGCCAGTACAACCGTACCCAGCATGATAACGCGTTTGGTACCGAGGACTTTATCGCCCAGCCAGCCGCCAATCGCGACCAGGCCATATACAAGGGCGCTAAAGGACGAGAACAGCGTGATGGAGTCCGCTTCGGACATGCCCAGCATTTTGACCAGATAAACGGCCATGATGCCTTGCAGGCCGTAATAGCCGAAACGCTCCCAGAGTTCGATAGAGAAAATCAGGTAGAACGATTTAGGTTGCTTAAAGGCGTTTAGACTAACGCTTTCTGCTGGTTCTTTGTTTGCAGTCGACACATATACCTCTTTTTTTACATCCCGCTTTAATTAAGGGGCTTGCTTATGCCTTACCGCATGGGTAAGCATTTTTCTTGTTATTAGGAAGGAAAAACGGGGGTAATGTTCACTATCCAGGGGTTGCAGGCAAGAGGTTTGTAATAATCTGTTACATATATCCTGGGCGATATAATACGCCAATAGGTGAATTGTTATTCAGCGTTAAATTTTACCAATTCATTTATTAACGATTTTTTGTCTTTTTTCAAAGCGATTTTTTAACATTACAGTTGTATGTTCTGCTGTTAAGGACAAAATGCAGTGTTAATGACCAGTATATTCAATATGCGTGGCCTATTGTATTGCTGTAGATCCATTATTGCTAACGATAGCAAGGCGTTAGCGGTCTTTTCGTTACCTTTTTGCAACCTCGAGTTATCAAAGTGATGCAGATCACAAATTTATAGAAATTTCTTATCGCAAAAAAACGATTAACCTGGTGAGCCGATTGATCGTCGAACAATATAAAATCGTCCCGCGTTTTTCCTGGGATAAAAGTGTGTAATCAGAGGGATTTTAAGGCAGGGAAGTACAGAGGAAGCCCGGGACTGGCCCGGGCAAGGCGATCAGGCGTCAACCTTCTCTTTAAATTCGCAGAGGTCTTCGATAATGCATGAGCCACAGCGCGGCTTGCGTGCAATACAGGTGTAGCGGCCGTGGAGAATAAGCCAGTGATGACAGTCGACCTTAAATTCTGCCGGAACCACTTTCAGCAGTTTTTCCTCTACCAGCTCAACGTTTTTCCCCACAGCAAACTGAGTGCGGTTACATACCCGGAAGATATGGGTATCTACGGCAATCGTTGGCCAGCCAAAGGCAGTGTTCAGCACGACGTTGGCGGTTTTACGGCCTACGCCCGGGAGCGCCTCAAGCGCCGCCCGGTCCTCGGGAACTTCGCCGCCGTGCAGCTCGAGCAGCATGCGGCAGGTTTTGATCACATTCTCCGCTTTGCTGTTAAACAGGCCGATGGTTTTGATGTACTCCTTCACGCCATCGACGCCAAGCGCCAGCACCGTCGCCGGGGTATTGGCGACAGGGTAGAGCTTTGCCGTCGCCTTGTTCACGCTGACGTCGGTAGCCTGAGCGGAAAGCAGAACCGCAATCAGCAGCTCAAAAGGGCTGCTGAAGTTGAGTTCGGTTGTCGGGTGAGGATTGTTGTCTCTCAGGCGGGTGAGGATCTCAACGCGCTTGCTGTTATTCATTAAGCCTTCTCTGCATTGCCTGCTACAGCGGCGGCGGCGCTTTCACGGGCGCGGCGAGCCTTCATTTTTTCATCAATGAGGTATTTTATCGCCAATAGCATACCCAGGCCAATAAAGGCGCCCGGCGGCAGCATGGCGAGCAGGAAAGGCGTGTCGGTGTGGAAGACTTCAATGCGCAGCACTTTTGCCCAGTTGCCAAGCAAGCCGTCCGCGCCATCAAACAGGGTGCCGTTACCGATAATCTCGCGAATGGAGCCTAAAACAAACATCGCGCTGGTTGCGCCCAGTCCGGTGGCAAACCCGTCCAGCGCGGCATAGGGCACGCTGGCTTTTGCCGCATAGGCTTCGGCTCGCCCGACAACGATACAGTTGGTCACGATCAGCGGGATAAAGATCCCCAGCGACTGGTACAGCCCAAATGCGTAAGCGTTGATCAGCATCTGCACGATACTGACCACCGAGGCGATGATCAGCACATATACCGGAATACGAATCTCAGCGGGCACCCAGCGGCGCAGAGCGGAAATTGTCCCGTTGGTCAGCGTCAGTACCAGAGTGGTCGCCAGCCCAAGCCCCAGGGCGTTGGTGGCGGTGGAGGTGACGGCCAGCAGTGGGCAAAGGCCCAGCAGCTGAACCAGCGCTGAGTTATTTTTCCACAGCCCGTTTATCAGGACGCGTTTTGTTTCGCTCATTGTTGCTCTCCACAGGCCGGCAGTTCACTGAGCTGCGCAGGCAGGGTTTCTGCGAACAGGCCAGCGCGCTTAACGGCGTTGACTACCGCACGTGGGGTAATGGTTGCCCCGGTAAATTGCGTGAACTGCCCGCCGTCTTTTTGGACCGCCCAGCTCGGGTCATTGCTGCCCTGAATGCGTTTATTAGCAAAGTGGGTGATCCAGTCGCTAAGACGCAGTTCTATTTTATCTCCAAGCCCCGGCGTTTCGTGGTGTTCGGTCACGCGGGTGCCGAGAATGGTGCCGTTAAAATCGGCGGCAACCAGAATCTGTATAGCACCAGAATAGCCGTCAGGCGCGGTGGCTTCCATCACTACGGCAACAGGCTTGTCGCCTTTACGCGCCACATAAATATGTCGGGCGCCTTTGCCGAGCGGGGAGTCCTTCACCACCAGGCAACTGTCCTGAATAGGGTTATCGTAGACGTCATCGGCAATCACCTGATCAAACAGCATTTTTTGCTGCAGTGCCGATTGCTGGGCGATAGTCGGTTTAGTCAGTTCATTCACCAGCGCCGTCAGCCCGGTAAACAAGGCGGCGAACAGCGCCAGGGCTACGCCATGCTTTTGCATCGTTTTAAACATAGCGTCTCCTTAACGGTGGCCGTAGGCGCGAGGGCGGGTGTAGTAGTCGATCAGTGGCACGGTAATATTGCCCAGCAGTACGGCGAATGCTACGCCATCAGGGTAACCGCCGTAAGTGCGGATCAACCAGACCAGCAGGCCAACCAGCGCCCCGAAAATCAATCGACCACGGTTGGTCGTCGAGGCGGTGACCGGGTCAGTCAGGATAAAGAACGCGCCGAGCATGGTCGCGCCGGAGAACAGATGCACCATTGGCGACAGGCATTTTTCCGGGGCAATAACCCAGCCGAGCGTGGAGCAGACGGCCAAAGCCACCAGGAAGCCTGCCGGAATATGCCAGCGAATGGTGCCGCGCCACAGCAGGAACAGGCCGCCGGCCAGATACGCCAGGTTAACCCACTGCCAGCCGAGCCCCGCCAGCGCGCCGCCATAGATTGGCGCACTCAGAAGTTGCTCCGCGGAGTGCCCCGCATGCAGGCCGGTTTTGAAGGTGTCCAGCGGCGTGGCCTGGCTGATGCCGTCCACGCCCATGCGCAGCGTATCCATGGTGCCGCCTGTGGCGGTTGCGCCGTGGAAAATCACCTGCAGACTGTCAACAAAACCCGGTACGTTGGCGGCAATGGATTGCGGCGGCAGCCAGGAGGTCATCTGCACCGGGAAAGCAATCAGCAACACCACGTAACCAATCATCGCCGGGTTAAACGGGTTATTGCCAAGGCCGCCATAAAGCTGCTTAGCAATGATGATCGCAAACACCATCCCGACAACCACCATCCACCATGGCGCGAGAGGCGGGATACTGATCCCCAGCAACAGGCCGGTCAGCAGCGCCGAGTTATCGGCAAGGTGGTTCTGGACGGATTTTTTGCGCAGACGCAGCACCAGCGCTTCGGCGGCCATGGCGCTAACGATCCCCAGCACAACCTGAATCAGTGTTCCCCAGCCAAACCAGTACCACTGCATCGCGATACCGGGCAGGGCTGCGAGGCAAACCAGCAGCATAATACGCGCGGTGCTGCGCTGATTATGGGTAAACGGGGAGCTTGCGATTTTAAAAACCATTTATTCCTCTGGAGACATCTGAGCGGCTTTACGCGCCTGAACGCGGGCAATTGCCGCAGCCACTGCAGCTTTGCGTGGATCTTGTTCTTCTTGTGGGACTGATTGTTCGCTTTCCGTTTTCTGCGCAGCTTTACGAGCTTTAGCGCGAGCAATAGCGGCTTCAACGGCGGCTTTACGCGGATCAACCGCTTCTTGCACAACGGCAACTGGTTCGGCGCTTTCTGCATTTTGCGCGGCTTTGCGGGCCTTAGCGCGAGCAATAGCGGCTTCAACGGCGGCTTTACGCGGGTCAACGGTTTCTTGCTCAACGGCAGCGGGCTCAGCGCTTTCCGCGTTTTGTGCTGCTTTGCGAGCTTTGGCACGGGCAATGGCGGCCTCAACGGCGGCTTTGCGTGGGTCAACAGCTTCTGGCTCAGCGGCAGCTGTCTCAGCGCTTTCTGCTGCTTTGCGAGCTTTGGCACGGGCAATGGCGGCTTCAACGGCAGCTTTACGCGGATCGGCTTCAGGGCTGGTCAACGATTCTGCTTGTTGAGCTTTCTCCGCCTGGCGCGCACGCGCTTCAGCTTTACGGGCTTCGCGGGCAGCAATGATTTCGCTGTTGTCCGGCGTACTGCCGGCTTTCACCACGATAGGTTCATCGCTGGCCTGCGCTTTTTTGCTTTTTACGCGGGCAAGCGCGGCTTGAATAGCGTCATTATCTTTTGCTGTAGGCTGAACGGCGGCATTTTTATGGCGCTCAAGACGGGCGGCTTTCTCACGCTCCAGCCTTTCCTGACGGGCTTCAAAGCGAGCCTTAGCTTCAACAGTGCGTTTTGCTTCCAGTTCAATCTCACGAATCTCAGCTTTTTCCTGCCGGAAGTACTGCACCAGCGGGATATTGCTCGGGCAAACGTAGGCGCAGGCCCCGCACTCGATACAGTCCGACAGGTTGTAGGCGGTGGCTTTGTCGTGCTGCTGGCCTTTGCTGAACCAGTACAGCTGCTGCGGCAGCAGATCGGCCGGGCAGGAGTCCGCGCAGGCGCTGCAGCGAATACAGCCTTGTTCTTCTTCCTGTTCGCCCATTTCAGCCGGAGACGGGGCCAGCAGACAGTTAGTGATTTTCACCACCGGGACATCAAGCCACGGCAGGGTAAAGCCCATCAGTGGCCCACCCATAATCACTTTCTGATCCTGCCCCGGGCGGAAGCCCGCAAAACTGAGCAGGTGGCTGACCGGCGTGCCCAGGCGCGCCCAGACGTTGCCCGGCTGAGTTATTGATTCGCCAGTTAAGGTGACGACGCGCTCGGTCAGCGGTTCGCCATCAATCACCGCACGTTTAATGGCATACGCGGTGCCGACGTTCTGCATCAGAATGCCAATGTCGGACGAACGGCCCCCGTGGGGCACCTGCTTACCGGTTAAAATCTGCGTCAGCTGTTTAGCGCCGCCGGACGGGTATTTCGTCGGGATGACCCGCAGCTGCATATCGTGGCTATTGGCCAGCACCGCTCGCATCATGGAGATGGCCTGCGGCTTGTTGTCCTCAATGCCAATAAGAATGCGCTGTGGCTTCAGAATATGGGCCAGAATGCGCACGCCTTCGATGATTTGCGCGGCGCAATCCTGCATCAGGCGGTCGTCGGCGGTGATGTAGGGCTCGCATTCGGCGGCGTTGACGATCAGCGTGTCAATTTTATCGCCACCGCCCTGCAGTTTGCTGCCGGTCGGGAACCCCGCCCCGCCCAGCCCGGCCACGCCGAACTGATGAATGCGTTCGATAAGGGCTTCGCGGCTCTGGCAGCGGTAGTCGCTCCAGCCGTCTCGTTCAATCCAGCGGTCTTCACCGTCGGCATCAAGAATGACGCTAAGTTCGGCAAGGGCAGAAGGGTGCGCGGTTGAGTGTGGTTCAATAGCTTTAATGATGCCGGAGGTTGGAGCATGTACCGGCAGCATACGCCCGCGCCCACGGGTCAACGGCTGGCCGCGTAACACATGATCACCAGGTTTGACGCACAGTTCACCTTCCGCGCCGATGTGCTGCTTAAGTGGGATCACAAGCTGAGAGGGCAGCGGAACCTGGCGCAGCGGCGTGCCGTTAGACTGGGTTTTCATCTCCGGTGGATGAATGCCGCCGTCAAAGTCCCAAATTCTGTCTTTTTTAAAGCGATTGAAGATATTAAGCATGGTTATCCGCCGGGATCATACGCACCGGGATGGTCTGCAAATCCCATTTCCAGCTTTCTGTCGTTGGGCTGACGGGGATCAGGTCGATGCAGCGGGTAGGGCAAGGGTCGACGCAAAGGTTACAGCCTGTGCACTGGTCGCTGATCACGGTATGCATGGCGCGGGTCGCGCCGACGATGGCGTCAACGGGGCAGGCCTGAATGCATTTTGTGCAGCCGATGCAGTTTGCTTCGTCGATAACGGCGAGCATGCGCACCGGCTCTGCGGCGGTGGCGTCACCGTCAATCGGCTGGGGCTCAACGTTCAGGGCGCTGGCAATTTTTAGCATTACGGCTTCGCCGCCCGGCGCGCAAAGGTTTATTTTCGCGCCCTGATTGCCAACGGCCTCTGCGTAAGGGCGGCAGCCAGGGTAACCGCACTGGCCGCACTGGCTCTGGGGCAGCAGTTCGTCAATACGGTCAACTATCGGGTCTTCTTCTACTTCAAAGCGGCGAGAGGCATAGCCGAGGATCAGGCCGAACAGCAGCCCCATCAGCGTGACCGAAATAATCGCCATCCACAACGTTGTCATCAGAACTTCACCAGACCGCTAAAGCCCATAAATGCAAGGGCCATCAGGCCTGCGGTGACCAGCGCGATAGCGTTGCCGCGAAACGGAGCAGGAATATCTGCTACAACCATGCGCTCGCGAATGGCGGCGAACAGCACCATTACCAGCGAGAAGCCCAGCGCGGCGGAAAAACCGTACACCGCGGACTGCAGGAAGTTATGGCCCAGGTTAATGTTGAGCAATGCCACGCCGAGGACGGCGCAGTTGGTGGTGATCAGCGGCAGGAAGATCCCCAGCAGGCGATAAAGCGCGGGGCTGGTTTTACGCACCACCATTTC
Coding sequences within:
- the pdxY gene encoding pyridoxal kinase PdxY, translated to MKNILAIQSHVVFGHAGNSAAEFPMRRLGANVWPLNTVQFSNHTQYGQWTGTVMPASHLSEIVQGIANIGQLERCDAVLSGYLGSAEQGEHILSIVRQVKAANPKAKYFCDPVMGHPEKGCIVAPGVAEYHTRYAMPASDIIAPNLIELEILSGHSVNNVDEAVATARELIAQGPEIVLVKHLARAGYQQDRFEMLLVTADEAWHIHRPLVDFGERQPVGVGDVTSGLLLVKLLQGATLREALEHVTAAVYDIMVVTKRMAEYELQLVAAQDGIAKPEHYFTAVKL
- the rsxB gene encoding electron transport complex subunit RsxB, which translates into the protein MTTLWMAIISVTLMGLLFGLILGYASRRFEVEEDPIVDRIDELLPQSQCGQCGYPGCRPYAEAVGNQGAKINLCAPGGEAVMLKIASALNVEPQPIDGDATAAEPVRMLAVIDEANCIGCTKCIQACPVDAIVGATRAMHTVISDQCTGCNLCVDPCPTRCIDLIPVSPTTESWKWDLQTIPVRMIPADNHA
- the rsxG gene encoding electron transport complex subunit RsxG, encoding MFKTMQKHGVALALFAALFTGLTALVNELTKPTIAQQSALQQKMLFDQVIADDVYDNPIQDSCLVVKDSPLGKGARHIYVARKGDKPVAVVMEATAPDGYSGAIQILVAADFNGTILGTRVTEHHETPGLGDKIELRLSDWITHFANKRIQGSNDPSWAVQKDGGQFTQFTGATITPRAVVNAVKRAGLFAETLPAQLSELPACGEQQ
- the rsxD gene encoding electron transport complex subunit RsxD; amino-acid sequence: MVFKIASSPFTHNQRSTARIMLLVCLAALPGIAMQWYWFGWGTLIQVVLGIVSAMAAEALVLRLRKKSVQNHLADNSALLTGLLLGISIPPLAPWWMVVVGMVFAIIIAKQLYGGLGNNPFNPAMIGYVVLLIAFPVQMTSWLPPQSIAANVPGFVDSLQVIFHGATATGGTMDTLRMGVDGISQATPLDTFKTGLHAGHSAEQLLSAPIYGGALAGLGWQWVNLAYLAGGLFLLWRGTIRWHIPAGFLVALAVCSTLGWVIAPEKCLSPMVHLFSGATMLGAFFILTDPVTASTTNRGRLIFGALVGLLVWLIRTYGGYPDGVAFAVLLGNITVPLIDYYTRPRAYGHR
- the gstA gene encoding glutathione transferase GstA, encoding MKLYFKPGACSLSPHIILRESGLDFSLVKVDLATKRTENGDDFLAINPKGQVPALVLDDGSLLTEGVAIVQYLADKVPDRQLLAPAGSMTRYHTLEWLNYVATELHKGFSPLFNPATPEEFKAVVRKQMEKKFHYVNESLQDKQWLMGSRFTVVDAYLFTVLRWAYGLKLDLAGLSNIEAYVERMKARPAVSAALTAEGI
- the rsxA gene encoding electron transport complex subunit RsxA, giving the protein MSDYLLLFVGTVLVNNFVLVKFLGLCPFMGVSKKLESAIGMGLATTFVMTLASIFAWIIDELILVPLDLIYLRTLAFILVIAVVVQFTEMVVRKTSPALYRLLGIFLPLITTNCAVLGVALLNINLGHNFLQSAVYGFSAALGFSLVMVLFAAIRERMVVADIPAPFRGNAIALVTAGLMALAFMGFSGLVKF
- the rsxC gene encoding electron transport complex subunit RsxC codes for the protein MLNIFNRFKKDRIWDFDGGIHPPEMKTQSNGTPLRQVPLPSQLVIPLKQHIGAEGELCVKPGDHVLRGQPLTRGRGRMLPVHAPTSGIIKAIEPHSTAHPSALAELSVILDADGEDRWIERDGWSDYRCQSREALIERIHQFGVAGLGGAGFPTGSKLQGGGDKIDTLIVNAAECEPYITADDRLMQDCAAQIIEGVRILAHILKPQRILIGIEDNKPQAISMMRAVLANSHDMQLRVIPTKYPSGGAKQLTQILTGKQVPHGGRSSDIGILMQNVGTAYAIKRAVIDGEPLTERVVTLTGESITQPGNVWARLGTPVSHLLSFAGFRPGQDQKVIMGGPLMGFTLPWLDVPVVKITNCLLAPSPAEMGEQEEEQGCIRCSACADSCPADLLPQQLYWFSKGQQHDKATAYNLSDCIECGACAYVCPSNIPLVQYFRQEKAEIREIELEAKRTVEAKARFEARQERLEREKAARLERHKNAAVQPTAKDNDAIQAALARVKSKKAQASDEPIVVKAGSTPDNSEIIAAREARKAEARARQAEKAQQAESLTSPEADPRKAAVEAAIARAKARKAAESAETAAAEPEAVDPRKAAVEAAIARAKARKAAQNAESAEPAAVEQETVDPRKAAVEAAIARAKARKAAQNAESAEPVAVVQEAVDPRKAAVEAAIARAKARKAAQKTESEQSVPQEEQDPRKAAVAAAIARVQARKAAQMSPEE
- the nth gene encoding endonuclease III is translated as MNNSKRVEILTRLRDNNPHPTTELNFSSPFELLIAVLLSAQATDVSVNKATAKLYPVANTPATVLALGVDGVKEYIKTIGLFNSKAENVIKTCRMLLELHGGEVPEDRAALEALPGVGRKTANVVLNTAFGWPTIAVDTHIFRVCNRTQFAVGKNVELVEEKLLKVVPAEFKVDCHHWLILHGRYTCIARKPRCGSCIIEDLCEFKEKVDA
- the dtpA gene encoding dipeptide/tripeptide permease DtpA — encoded protein: MSTANKEPAESVSLNAFKQPKSFYLIFSIELWERFGYYGLQGIMAVYLVKMLGMSEADSITLFSSFSALVYGLVAIGGWLGDKVLGTKRVIMLGTVVLAIGYGLVAYSGHDVSVVYIGMATIAVGNGLFKANPSSLLSTCYAKDDPRLDGAFTMYYMSINIGSFFSMLATPWLAVHYGWSTAFSLSFVGMLITLVNFIFCKKWVKDYGSKPDFAPVHFGKLMATIAGVVVLIAVATWLLHNQGIARAVLGLVALGIVIIFAKEAFAMKGAARRKMIVAFILMVEAIVFFVLYSQMPTSLNFFAIRNVGHEILGITFEAEQFQALNPFWIMIGSPILAAIYNKMGDRLPMPHKFAIGMVLCSFAFLVLPVGAKFANEAGIVSVNWLILSYALQSIGELMISGLGLAMVAQLVPQRLMGFIMGSWFLTTAGAAIIAGKVAGLMAVPENVTDPLQSLEVYGRVFMQIGIVTGVIAVLMLLTAPKLNRMTLSEDKAEKVNETATA
- a CDS encoding electron transport complex subunit E, which translates into the protein MSETKRVLINGLWKNNSALVQLLGLCPLLAVTSTATNALGLGLATTLVLTLTNGTISALRRWVPAEIRIPVYVLIIASVVSIVQMLINAYAFGLYQSLGIFIPLIVTNCIVVGRAEAYAAKASVPYAALDGFATGLGATSAMFVLGSIREIIGNGTLFDGADGLLGNWAKVLRIEVFHTDTPFLLAMLPPGAFIGLGMLLAIKYLIDEKMKARRARESAAAAVAGNAEKA